A single genomic interval of Natator depressus isolate rNatDep1 chromosome 14, rNatDep2.hap1, whole genome shotgun sequence harbors:
- the LOC141998536 gene encoding uncharacterized protein LOC141998536, translating to MGERKNTSTEFGKSFNDSSHLPRHQRTLMGERPFKCSDCGKSFSLSSNLLTHQRTHTGERPYKCLDCGKSFSLSSNLLTHRRHHTGERPYKCLDCGKSFIQSSDLISHQRLHTGERPYKCLDCGKSFIQSSHLIRHQSLHLGEKPHKCLICGKNFTQKSHLIRHQGIHTGEEPCKCPDCGETFVQSSQLIVHQRIHTGEKPFKCLDCGKTFSRSSHLIVHQRTHTGEKPYKCFDCGKSFSVNSNLITHQRTHTGERPYKCLDCGKSFQRSSHLIKHQKTHTAKRT from the coding sequence atgggagagagaaaaaatacatCCACTGAGTTTGGGAAAAGTTTTAATGACAGCTCACATCTTCCTAGACATCAGAGAACGCTCATGGGGGAAAGACCCTTCAAGTGCtcggactgtgggaaaagcttcagtctgAGCTCAAACCTTCTTACCCACCAGAGAACCCACACGGGAGAGCGaccctataaatgcttggactgtggaaaaagttttaGCCTGAGCTCAAACCTTCTTACACACCGGCGACACCACACGGGAGAGCGaccctataaatgcttggactgcgGGAAAAGTTTCATTCAGAGCTCCGATCTTATTTCACATCAAAGactccacacgggagagagaccctataaatgccttgactgtgggaaaagttttattcagagctcacaccttattagacatcagagtCTCCATTTAGGAGAGAAACCCCATAAGTGCCTCATCTGTGGGAAAAATTTCACTCAGAAGTCACACCTTATTAGACACCAGGGAATTCACACAGGAGAGGAGCCCTGTAAGTGCCCTGACTGTGGGGAAACATTCGTTCAGAGCTCACAGCTTATTGtgcatcagagaatccatacgGGAGAGAAACCTtttaaatgcttggactgtgggaaaaccttcagtcGGAGTTCCCACCTTATTgtacatcagagaacccacacaggagagaagccgTATAAATGCTTTGACTGTGGCAAAAGTTTTAGTGTCAACTCAaaccttattacacatcagaggacccacacaggagagaggccctataAGTgtctggactgtgggaaaagtttccaGCGGAGCTCACATCTTATTAAACATCAGAAAACCCACACAGCAAAGAGGACCTGA